In the genome of Candoia aspera isolate rCanAsp1 chromosome 1, rCanAsp1.hap2, whole genome shotgun sequence, one region contains:
- the LOC134491927 gene encoding active breakpoint cluster region-related protein-like isoform X1, protein MTEVLVQPMNLSCEHVDHRSLASLEEAAEGKRPPNSGAKLWGRVRSKLLRQKLDPQTVQTKNWHVDVIEMNGVKVEFSMKFTSRDMSLKRTPSKKQTGVFGVKISVVTKRERSKIPYVVRQCVEEVEKRGIDEVGIYRISGVATDIQALKAAFDSNSKDILVMLSDMDINAIAGTLKLYFRELPEPLLTDRLYTTFMQGIALSDPSAKENCMLHLLRSLPDPNLITFLFLLEHLKRVAEKEPVNKMSLHNLATVFGPTLLRPSEAEGKGHLSLASDIWSHDVMAQVQVLLYYLQHPPISFAELKHNAPYLSTDV, encoded by the exons ATGACTGAGGTCTTGGTGCAGCCGATGAACTTGTCCTGTGAGCATGTGGACCACCGCTCTTTGGCTAGCCTGGAGGAGGCCGCCGAAGGCAAGAGGCCCCCAAACAGTGGCGCCAAGCTGTGGGGAAGAGTGCGCAGCAAGCTGCTTCGGCAAAAG cTGGACCCCCAGACGGTGCAGACCAAGAACTGGCATGTGGATGTGATCGAGATGAATGGG GTCAAAGTAGAATTTTCTATGAAATTCACCAGCCGGGACATGAGCCTCAAAAGAACCCCTTCCAAAAAGCAAACAGGGGTCTTTGGAGTCAAAATCAGCGTGGTCACCAA GCGCGAGCGCTCCAAAATACCATACGTCGTGCGCCAGTGTGTGGAGGAGGTCGAGAAACGGGGCATTGACGAAGTTGGCATCTACCGGATCTCAGGGGTGGCCACCGACATCCAGGCCCTGAAAGCTGCCTTTGATTCCA ACAGCAAAGATATCCTGGTGATGCTGAGCGACATGGATATCAACGCCATCGCAGGGACCCTGAAGCTGTACTTCCGCGAGCTTCCTGAACCCCTCCTTACAGACCGGCTTTATACCACTTTTATGCAAGGCATCG CGCTTTCGGACCCCTCCGCCAAGGAAAACTGCATGCTGCATCTCCTGCGTTCCCTCCCAGATCCCAATCTCATCACATTTCTCTTTCTGCTAGAACACTTGAAACG GGTTGCTGAGAAGGAGCCTGTCAACAAAATGTCCCTACACAACCTGGCTACTGTGTTTGGCCCGAcgttgttgagaccttctgaagCGGAGGGCAAAGGGCACCTCAGCTTGGCGTCGGACATCTGGTCCCACGATGTTATGGCCCAG GTCCAGGTGCTGCTGTACTATTTGCAGCATCCGCCCATTTCCTTCGCCGAGCTCAAACACAACGCTCCCTACTTATCCACGGATGTGTAG